The DNA region aaacttataaataaaacatgtctagtcataaataaatatgtatctatCTACATAAAGGGAATATATAACCTACGTTTTCCTGTTTCTTGTCCTCTCGTTGAAATGTCGAATTAAAGGAATTCAGATTCATTCAGAAAACTCTATTGACAAATCTGTGTTGCCATATATAGTTAAAcactataaatacatataatttatggtaacttttataaaaaacaaagtaaacaatattttaacacacTCTATATTGTTTTTCTATGAATTTCCTCCCATAAACAGTAATTACACATAACAAAGCTGTGTATGGCGGTAAAGCCGGTAGACTTTGTGGCGGGCCCCCGTTCACCTTGAGATTTGAGCGTACCTATCCATTCACTGATGGAGGAATTAAAAATGATgacaatttaattgtttaatcgAATGTAACAAGTAGGCTACGATCTTCGTATATACTGAttcattattgaaaaataaaatgatagttgtcacatgcatatatattacttacataCTTTAGAAGATTCGAATAcctggaaaaatattaattatatgaaaaaccaATCTACTTTGAACAACcaaatattttgcataaaaaaagtaatccaTTTGGTGTAGGTACTTGATGAATTTCAATATCGTTTAAGTATTCGTCGTCCTTATTGATAGATTTTAcgtaatataagtatattattatacttgtaGATTTCAATTGtcatttaacttattattaattatcttatctacactataaatatagaatatcaaGAGATCTTTAATACTAATCACTGTTTTGATGACTAAGTAATTATTCTTTAagtcatataaaacattttgtatagtTGTAGTGTAGCTAAATcatgtaaagtatttttttactatcatGAACAAATATGTACGTacagaataataaacaattacgaAAAAACAAGCTAAACGTCTCCTTACACATGCTTCGACTCTAAGAAAGAGCTATTACGCCGGATTGACTTTTCCGTTTCCGTTCAAAGCCGTACTTTGCGGTTTTATAACCTGTCACGATCTATTCAACCAATGATATAATACAGATGATTTTCATTTGCTAATgtcataacaattttttttaacgtctTTTTCTTAAAGGTTGACTGTGAGGGACTTATGTTTTTTATGGCACGtcagaattttttaaagatttttggcTTACCGAACTCCTTTATTTTACAGATTGATTAAAAAAGCATTTGTACAATTCCAGTAGATATACATTTCTATTGAAGTGTTTTTCGGAATTTACAAGGAACATATGAAATactaaatatgattttttaaaataagcgaCCTTCGTTACAGTTTTACACCATTATTTAGGAAGTCCCATGACAatacttacattataattatatatttaaattaaacagacATCTCCCAGCTGCCATAATATAAACCGCCAAGATAATAGCTAATTGTAGATCCATACTCCGCCTGTCTTGTACTTAAGGCTGAATAGCAAAAACCATTTCAGTAAAATTTGATAGGGAGACATATCTAAAAGCTATTTTTTGTTGCCATAAACGGAATCCAGACAAGAActaataaacaataacttcAATTACTTCTATactattattagtaataaacaaaataactgtttgataatattctttttataatatcttcgTATGATTATAGTCtccaaactatttatttatcatatctataaagaaaatattattaaaaaaacttataagttTGTACTAGGACAACAGAATGTCGTAACtgattgtgttttaaataaagcgaGACTCCAGACGTTGGCAAAACTCCTCTGCCTTATATATTACGAGTGTGTCAAAAGCactgtaatataaagtataatatattataaactttctGCACACTGCCAATTTTTATTCCCATCCTAGCGCGATTTTTCCGTAAAAAGGAGTTTAAAGTTTGTGCTTTATGTTAAGATCCgtcatgattaaaaataaccgCGAATTTTATTGAGACTAGAGAGAAATCTCTTTTTCACAGACATAGCCGTctcacttttataataatatcaagatgtataattaatttttgttaaaattgtgTAACAGTGAATAAAGTAttgacaatataatatttccctAGTGCTTAAACCGTTATCTGTATAAGCAATTACGTATAccgtttaataaattatctacTTGTAATTAATGTTGTGTACATCCTATCCCTTAAGAAGACAAGGTCAGATGTTTACATTGCAGATAATGCTATTCTGCTTGCGCGGAATTAACAAGTGACAAGTaaacaattcattttattcattccTAATGTTTTACTGAAATGTGGTTTCCCAGTAAGCGGTTTTTCAAcggaattttatatacttcgaataacaaattcaatttatttaacacgtcatcaaaatgtgttttaagttttgattcataatatttgaaattaaattttgataaagattataaaattcagtTCGTATACTCAGTGGTCGTTGGTTtggaaattattgaaaataccAATAACGACATTtgtataaagttaattaatgGATCAGTAAACAAACAGTCCTTAGGTCTCATCATTAACATATCAATTAGGAAATCGTGACGAATCAATAACATGTGTTAAGTTGCTGAAAGTAATGTTCGTACAGTAGAAACTAAGCCTTGTAGATTTATTCAGTAAATTAGACAAGTCTCCATATTAAGTGTGACCCACCTCACGAACGAGTCAGCGTCCAAGTGCCACTCGCCGATAAATTATTCACCCACACAAGCGTCCACACAACTCACACACGTCTCTGCCGCTCGTACACACAcgtgcgcgtgtgtgtgtgattTGTGAGCGTTTATTTCCTTTGTGGAAGATTATTATTCACGCagatatatagatttataaaattagcgCAATGTTtcatctataattatatatatcgaggaatattaatataaattatcagcCATAATAGAGCAAGTTGTTTCATGACACAACGCATATATTACCTCGTACACGTACGTACACATCGATCGCTATGACGCCATAATATGAATCCTATTTCTAAGCTCTAACCTCTAAGTAATATACATCggagtataattttaaacgctGTTCAAGATTGACACACTCGCACGCGTTTTAAAACGCGTCGGTGTGCGTCAAATTATTATCGATGCTCGACACTCGGTATCATTTTCTTAGAAGCAGCGGCGCGGGCGCAGCGAGCTGGCGGTGCGGAGTGAGGGGTGCGGGGGTGTCAGGGGTGCAGGGGGCGGGGGCGGGGAGTCGGCTCATAATATAATCTAGAGGGGCGAGGGGGGCGAGGTGCCGGTGCCGGGCGCCGCTGGCCCTGCCAGACAACTTGTCGCTAAGTCCCGGCTACATTGCAAACAAACTAGTCTTAATGTTTATACCATTAACAAATACTTTGGACAGCTTAAATATCTGCGTGGTTAATtagtgtgaaaattattatttaaatagctaaTTACAACCACTGTTTACAGTCGTTGATAGAATGATGTTTCACTGTTTATGGCATATTTCGATTATAAAACTGGAACGAAGCTATATATATTGACAttcaaatctatttttattaaaaaaaaattgatattatgGACGTCCTTATTATTCGACCATTACAATATCATTATGGAACgaacaaaatcaaaacaaaatacactatgcctaattttatgaaaatataatatcgagcgttctatataattatacttgtctattaaaatcaaagagaatGTACTAGTTTTATGTCTATTTACATACATCGTAAAGATCCCTGGAGTAGGCGAATTCCGTTGACAGTTAATATTATGCTAGGATTGTGACTGTGCCAGTGAAACATCCTACAATAAGttgtagtttatatatatgtatatatatatatatatatatatatacacgacTGATACAAATAGTAAATACGCAATGCAATTTATGCGATCTTGATTCGCTCCATGTACTCAAAGTAGGTCATCTACTTTATGAGGATTCTGCAACACTTGATAATGCTACGTCGACATACATGTGTAGTAAGTGGacagtataaaaaacatatttaaagctATGCAGAAGATACTTTACATTCCTTATCTGATTCCTTGGTAAAGAATGCTTAACAACGATGACGTCATCTATAACTAAGAggattaataatatcaaagacATTGTGTGGACTCAGGATCGAGGCTATCAGTTAAGCATGTTATCGGGAGTCAGTTGGGTGAGGATGATCCCTGTTGCGCCACAGACTCACTGATATTTACGACATCGATTACGAGCTCTCGGGTGGTCTACACCCAACACGAGTGACAAGACACAACACGGCCGGGTGGCCTACAATCGTGAAAAGTTTATCGAGAGGCCAACCGCCAAAACCGCACAGCAACTTGATATAATGGGCTCAAGTTTAAACACGTCGAGGTTTAATTATATGTGCTGGACGTATTTCTGTATTGGCAAGTGAGGCGGTCAGGTGCTGATGGTACACTTACACTAGTGAGCGACCGGTACTCGCCTTGGCAATGAAAACGTTTTGCGTCACCCTTTTGGTGTCATTCTCGGAAAATAGCGTTTACccgaaaaaattatttcggatagttttaaaaatacaacaacTTTTAGGGTCTTGAAATCTTTTTGCAAATAATCGATCACTACATCACAGTATAAATTGAAAACGTTGCaactgtgttttttttttgttttttgtttctttgtatTCTGTTTCTATTAATCATATTAAGCAACAGAGTATAGGTGAGAGCTATTTGGAACCCTTACAGTTCACGTGATGAGACGCGATTTGTCACCGCGTATATTTCTGTTAGCAactgaaaaatgttttcatcaTTTAGAACAAAAGTTGCGAGTGATATCACTGATAGCGGAGGAAATGTTCGCTTACTTCACATCGCCTGAAACAACTTTTACGTCATGGCCGGTCGTCGttcttgaattttaaaagtaatgttaaataatacttagcaaggatttaaaatacaactgttaggtataatttaaacagtcattttacttctattttatttgagcaAGATAATAAACGTACAGCTTCCTAATTTCGATAGAAACttctttgtaattttgaaTGCTATAAAATCCATTTTAGCACAATACATACAACATATAATGGCCACagtgataattattaaaatgtcttaatttcattacaaaGATGATAAAAATTCTAACATCTAGGTATATTAGAATTAGTAATTTAAGCTCgggattatatttaataaaaacttaaaatacatcAAAGTTGGCTTCAAAATTAGTTGTTATGACAATTTCTTAGTTACGAGGACAAATTGCCGGGACCACAATCGCTTCGATTAATCTTTCGAAAACCTTTTTACATGTGAAAGCGTAAAGTCATTTATTTTCTGGTACTGgagaaaatttaatacgaGCAACCTTaataggttttaaaatatacgtccCCActgtaatgatttatttttattaataaaattaatgttaaatatttattctactaTACTATTCggataaacatttcaaaataataattataatcttccTAAAAACGGTTTACGacctacttaaaaaaaataatttacaaccaGTATAACGTAATCTTGCTGACTATATTGTTAATACAAAACCAAGATCAATATTACTTGGTTAAAGCtggtttaagataaaaattgtaacttataaaataatacgctAATAACAACATTATCGGTATTCGAGATGGCCGATGTCAGAGGGCATTGATTACATTACTCCGACTACAGGGCCGCATACTTCCACGCAACTCTGACGCCTCTGATCTTGCCGACAAGCTCACACATGAAAGAAACTAACCAACATGTCGGATGTGACACCTTGTTTTCTTAGAAGCAATTAAATCACTACATTCCgtaacattaataacattgtACAGATCTAAATCGAATTCATCCAAGCAAACAGGACTTCTGTGCGTTATGCGAGCGGTCAGTGACGTGAgcgtgtatattataattagtcgAAGCCGGTGTGAGTAATGGCGTCGGAAATAACGCGGTCGGCGGCGCCAAAGACGCGGCTATCAGTGTACCAACTCGTTCAAGACTCTCCTAGCCGTAGCCCAAGCCGCCGCGATGTCTCACGACTCGAGCTATTTATGACCGAACGGGCATCCAGCGACGGGATTTGATTCTATTTATTCAATAGATTATAGATTCATTCGAGTATAATATGTACAacctttttgttaataaactcTTTTGTAGGTACTAAATAGACAATTTATAAGACTGGctgaatatttagaatataatttcctATCATATTTCTTTGTACTAACTGAAACGTGAACCTGATGCAACCGAATCCACTTTGTGTAAACTACTACAAACGTGTTTGCAGTTTGTGCAAACCTACGTACGTGCGACTCTATATGGCTTCAATTCATAGCGTTAGAAAGttgtgtgaaaaaaaatattgctgcGAGGTGAAaatgtctttaatatataagaaggTCTTGTTTATTAGAAACTGACAAATCAAATTATAGCTTATGCTATCGGAAAAAACccgttacataataatttaacgtcACGCCTTCGTACAAACAGCAAATAAATAGGAAACCCAATCTTACATGCATTCGTATAGGCTAATAGACGGTTATTTAATCACAGCCTTTGTCGGTTCTAAACAAATGACTAAAGGAATCTTGAATGGACAAACAAAGGCACCACGGTAACTATTTTCTGTTTACTCCAAGGAAACAACTCACTCGAAGGACTTATCTAACGTAATAATACGCCATTGTCCTCTCAGGTAACTCGAATGCGAGAAGGTTTACTTCGCATTCAACTTGGTTGGCTTTACAACTTATAATTCATCCTTTATAATATCTAACGGAATTTTACgcgagatttaaaatattaatggagTCGCCTTTTGTACGCCGGATCCAGTAAAGTCCACTTCGGAAGGTTCTCGTTCATTCAGTTCTTATTTTCGGGACAAGAAAGAAGATTAGAAAAGTATTAATGGATACACGGTTTCAAGGTAAAGGGAAGCGTCTACTTAGCTATAGCCGTAATGCTGCAAGAATCGGATCGATCACACCCTAGGATTCATTCAGAAATACATACCGTTTTACAACTTCCTCGACATgcctataatattttatatggtatATTTTACGTACCGCAACGGCGAACTGTCGTTTCgtgccaaaaatatttttgacatcaTCTCTGCCGTTCTGCTCACAGCTCGAGTTTTATGATCCATAGCTCTCGTCCGGCTGCACGTCGTTAATATCAACGAAACCATCTGCAGAATGCAGCACAGAGAGACACATTTCGCAGgacttattatgtaaatagcgAGTCGCTTATTTATTCAACAGTCGTACTACGAGCAACCCTTTGAAGTTAGATCAGAGCTGAGACAAATATGTACACACGTCGATGCTGATGGTAATTAACAGCTACATATTTGAAATTCTTTCGACGTTTTCTTTGTTAAATAGAATtacgtattattataatctcaACGTAACACGacctaattaaattaacagaaaACGAACGCTAGCTCATTcagatttaaatttcgaaaacgtttaacataaatgaaaataaattatgtctaTCGCGATTTATATAGTGATTTAAAACCGGTGCAGGTAGCCGGCTGTCACTCGTTAGGTAGATTATATGCATTTAGAAGAAGAGAAAGTTCCCTCGGACCGGCGTCTcttgtttaaattcatttaatgtattagtTCTTCATTTCGATCTGGTGCAATGACGCAGTTCAACAAGACAGCCGTTGCTATtagctataatatatatatacttatatgtgTTGTAAAGACGTCTCATACTGATTATTACGTGAGTACTCACTTCTATCTTCACATTCGCTTAACATAAATTCGTTTCTGTGCaataaacagatttttatctaattaatCCTAAGTGGATCAATGACTCTAAAACTATGAATGTTACAATCACATGCCATATGTATTCTAAGTTCTATAGTATAAGTGAATCAATGGAGTGTCAGTCACAAAGCGTCGGCCCGTCCTCCGCGTGGCCGCGAGTCGTCCCGACCAGACCGCGCGTCGCCTAACCGACTCTCCTCTGTCCCCTCGCTCGTTGCTGTCTCCTATCTGTTAACTACACTTCATTGTCTTCGTGTCCACTTCTCTCAGCCACACAGCCGCCGGCCAGATGGTCGCAATCCAGATTTGATTTGAAGTTTTATGCGATGTTAACGAACGTGCTGGGACCGTGCAATTGTGCAATTGACTTCGATTGGAATGCGCAAtcaatatacaaaacaattaattataattgttatcaaTTGTTACTCGGATGATGCTATTACTAGCTACTTATATGTGACAATGCAATGTACTGCTggttatttactatttaacaAGTAAAACTGGGCTATTAATTTCGATATCAACAAAGAGTTTCTcaacttaaaacttttataattcttcatgaaaataaatcgATTGGTTACAATGAttcatattaaacataacaatCAAAATTAGGAGAAcgattcaaaaaataaatggttttaattaCGCTTTAAACATCTAGTATTTTAGAATAGAACAAACATTGATACTAACGTCGAGCAaacgatatttatttagagtCAGGTCCTAAGATcaagttattttctttattgacGCATGAAAATTGACATTACTTATATAAGATGCAAATGATGCCAAAATTTCCGATGACATTCCTATATGTTGTCGGTTATAATTTCTTCGCAAACAATTGTTTATGAAGAAATCAAATAAACGATCACAACTGCTTTTTCCTTAGTGTTATTTGGTACTAGATAATAAGGTACTAATGAGCTCGCTACTTACGCCTTCATAACATTGTTGTGGAGTTGTCAGATATCATTTTCCATTTGTGTGAATGCGTCATTTGTCGAGTGTACGTCAAACAGAATGACGGCCAATAGTAAGTGTCAAATATAAGACGTTTTTTAGTGATTACACTGCTTTAAATCACTTGCTCACAATAACTCCATGCGATGTTTCTGAAGGTTGCTACAATGATATCGTTAGTGCTCTTTGTGTTATCTAGAGCGAACAAATGCATTTAACACATAGGCGTttcattaacaattatattgtaaacttAAATGAAGCAAGCGTTTGTTCTTACAGTTGAATTGcattacagttaattacaaatattttttattataaatgaaattacgaTTGAGTAAACGAAAGTATTGTTaggaaacttatttataatataaacttatatattcgAATagtatcttaaatttatagacATTATTTGATTAGGTTAAAACATACGAATTCGCAGACGAAACCGGGCTGGGAAGCTTGTGGGACAAGATTTTCTAACGAATCTTGATCATCAGAATGTTTGGACTTAGTTGTTTACAAATTACCAATTTAGCTTTGCTATTATCGACCCTCTACTGAACCAGGtattgtaagtaaataataacctccatgaagaatattaaaaatgtattaagaaaTGAACCGTTCAAGCAATGACTAATacttttaatgtgtttttcataaaatattgtattatttatcataaaccaatatatatagttacataGCAAGTTTATCCAAACATCATATCCCAACTATTAGGAATGTCCAGTCGCCAGCGTGGCTGCTATCACCCTTCATCTCACCTAGAAATTAGTTGGAAACAAGTCGGAACTTGTCTCATTTAATTACgtcatatttattcttatttcacatttataaaaattggcgtgttatgaaatttttaaagctttttttaaactttaagttattatcaactatattttaatgtaagttaTCTTCTTTAAGTATACATTTAttgagtatttaaatttttgttggtATATAATGTGTGACAtgcacatttatttttagagatataaaaaatgggtccaaaaattatgtatatggTTTTGTAAGTGCCAAAAGTGAGAGAATGAATGAACGTTGTACATAATGGGGATCAAAACAGGTAGGGGAGGGCGTTTGGCGCCGGCGCTACCTGCTCGACGAGAGCGGGGAGACACGCAACGCCGACACACGAGGTAAAATTCCGTTTAGTAAACAActctctttattaatataataataatcgataatatttatatcattatactCTGCATAAATGTAGGTACGCTTTATAAAGcccacataaaaaaatacattctcaTTCTTATACTACTataattatacacaaaaatagACGCTCATCTGGAAACGACGGCGTGATGCACTACGGCGACGTGTACGGTAAGGCACGGTGTGGAGCTACGCCCCGGGCGGCGCCGGGAAGCCGGCGGCGACTAGATCACAGGAGAACACGGGCGGGACCCGCGACAAACTCATCTCAGAGGAGTCGAGAAGGACGGAGCGGGACACCAGCGAACCGCGGAGCACGCCGACAGCGAACACGCCGCCGCGCTCTGGACGGGCACGAAGGCGGACATGTGCACCCCGTCCGACACAGGCAGGGACGCCAGGGACGGCCGCTTGTCCTCCTCGTCCTCCAGGAGGTACGGCCTGAACAGTTTGAACGGCTTGCGAGCCTGCGGAGGATCGGGCACCGTCGGCGGAGGGCAACACATGATCGGCACGGGGGCCGGGGACAGGCGGCGGACCGACAGGTCGATGGGCTCCGTGGACGGAGGCAGCACCGGCACGGGAGCCGCTAGCGGGGTAGGCACTTGAACGGAGGTCGACACGGGAGGCACTTGGGTGACGGCGGGCGGAGGAGACGGCAGGCGGGCGCTCTCAGGAGAACCCACCGAGTACGGTGGAGGCGACGGAGCTGGTTGCGGAGCCCGCCTCAACAGAGCCGCGCGGAGAGCCGGCTCGGCCTGGAGCCACTTCTGGATCTGACGGCGATGGATGCCGAACTTCCTCGCTGTGGCGCGCTGGTTGCCGCGGCATTGGGCGTCACGTCTGTACGCGTCCAGAACTTGTAATTTGAACTGCGGTGGGAAAATACGGCGGGATCCGGCGCGACCCTCCGAGCGGCGGTCGGCGGTCGCGGGCGAGGGTGCGGGGGCCGGGAGCGTGTGAGCGGTGGCCATGATGAGAGACGTCTGCGCGGGCTGACGGTCGGCGCCGAACTGACTGAGGAGTGTGGAGTGTGGCCCGCGACAGTCGCTCGCTGGCCGCGGATGTTGGCCGCGGCGCATACCGCTCCGACGTGAGCGACAACAACCGCGTATATCACGAGGACGGCGTTCATAGTATacgaattatatgtatatttgtataactctttaagttatataaagtattcaaaCAAAAGTAAGAGTTTTgctaaaatatagtataaaatcttttacgtgaatcatttaaatatctctCTAAAGGAAGATTTACGATCATTGaatcataattatttcttaatgaaaaaaaGTTAAGACAATTTATCTCTGAACATGAAGTTGAATCTCTTTGCCGAAACGAACTCTGCgcatttaatttagtaaactAATTGTGTGTGAACACATCCTAAGGCACTAATCTCGCCTCATTCTCGGCGTGAAAAAATGCCGCAAGTGGGAGCCGATAGCACGTAGCGCCACTTCGC from Danaus plexippus chromosome 3 unlocalized genomic scaffold, MEX_DaPlex mxdp_30, whole genome shotgun sequence includes:
- the LOC116767525 gene encoding calphotin-like, which encodes MRRGQHPRPASDCRGPHSTLLSQFGADRQPAQTSLIMATAHTLPAPAPSPATADRRSEGRAGSRRIFPPQFKLQVLDAYRRDAQCRGNQRATARKFGIHRRQIQKWLQAEPALRAALLRRAPQPAPSPPPYSVGSPESARLPSPPPAVTQVPPVSTSVQVPTPLAAPVPVLPPSTEPIDLSVRRLSPAPVPIMCCPPPTVPDPPQARKPFKLFRPYLLEDEEDKRPSLASLPVSDGVHMSAFVPVQSAAACSLSACSAVRWCPAPSFSTPLR